A genomic region of Raphanus sativus cultivar WK10039 chromosome 6, ASM80110v3, whole genome shotgun sequence contains the following coding sequences:
- the LOC108812082 gene encoding probable galacturonosyltransferase 4 isoform X2, with amino-acid sequence MVKFQNVVLFFLLLTVAAPILLYTDSYTSVNTPFSKREFLEDVSALTFNSEENRLNLIHRESPVDVRRGVVGVVYSKLDSDSPSITRDQVSARVLSATDDETQSQTDNTIKQVTDHAVSEMDKPNDMHASDEKEKAHNTVLFNERMRVQLTQKEPKDSGAEKESGNVMIPDAQVRHLKDQLIRAKVYLSLPAAKANAHFVRELRLRIREVQRVVVDASKDSDLPKNAMERMKAMEQTLAKGKEIQDDCSTVVKKLRAMLHSAEEQLRVHKKQAMFLTQLTAKTIPKGLHCLPLRLTTDYYALNSSEQQFPNQEKLEDNQLYHYALFSDNVLATSVVVNSTITNAKHPSKHVFHIVTDRLNYAAMRMWFLDNPPGKATIQVQNVEEFTWLNSSYSPVLKQLSSRSMIDYYFRAHHANSDSNLKFRNPKYLSILNHLRFYLPEIFPKLSKVLFLDDDIVVQKDLSGLWSVDLKGNVNGAVETCGESFHRFDRYLNFSNPLISKNFDPRACGWAYGMNVFDLDEWKKQNITEVYHRWQNLNQDRDLWKLGTLPPGLITFWKRTYPLDRKWHVLGLGYNPSVNQRDIERAAVVHYNGNLKPWLEIGIPKYRGLWSKHVDYQHVYLRDCNINP; translated from the exons ATGGTGAAGTTTCAAAATGTTGTTCTTTTCTTCTTGCTCCTCACGGTAGCTGCTCCCATCCTTCTCTACACCGATTCCTACACCTCCGTCAACACCCCATTTT CTAAACGCGAGTTCCTCGAGGACGTATCCGCCCTG ACTTTCAATTCCGAAGAGAATCGTTTGAATCTGATTCATCGG GAATCTCCGGTAGATGTTAGAAGAGGAGTCGTGGGTGTAGTATACTCCAAACTAGACTCGGATTCTCCGTCTATAA CTAGAGACCAAGTGTCTGCTCGAGTTCTTTCGGCCACCGACGATGAAACTCAGTCTCAAACTGACAATACCATCAAACAAGTCACTGATCATGCAGTCTCAGAGATGGACAAGCCAAATGACATGCACGCTTCTGATGAGAAGGAGAAGGCTCACAATACGGTACTTTTCAAT GAAAGGATGCGTGTTCAGTTGACCCAGAAAGAGCCTAAAGACTCTGGAGCTGAGAAAGAGAGTGGAAATGTGATGATCCCTGATGCTCAGGTGAGGCATCTTAAAGATCAGCTGATTCGGGCAAAGGTCTATCTTTCACTTCCAGCTGCCAAGGCTAATGCACATTTTGTGAGAGAGCTTCGTCTCCGTATTAGAGAAGTTCAACGGGTTGTCGTAGATGCCTCCAAGGATTCCGATCTGCCAAAGAA TGCTATGGAAAGAATGAAAGCGATGGAGCAAACATTGGCCAAAGGCAAGGAGATTCAAGATGACTGTTCCACAGTGGTTAAGAAGCTACGTGCAATGCTCCACTCAGCAGAGGAGCAGCTACGTGTCCATAAGAAGCAAGCCATGTTCTTGACGCAATTGACTGCTAAGACGATTCCAAAGGGCCTTCACTGCCTCCCTCTACGCCTCACTACCGATTACTATGCTTTGAATTCGTCTGAACAGCAATTCCCCAATCAGGAGAAACTAGAAGATAATCAGCTGTATCACTATGCCCTCTTCTCTGATAACGTTTTGGCTACATCTGTTGTGGTTAACTCTACCATAACCAATGCCAAG CATCCCTCAAAGCATGTCTTCCACATCGTTACTGACAGACTCAACTATGCGGCAATGAGGATGTGGTTCCTAGACAACCCACCAGGCAAAGCCACCATCCAGGTTCAGAACGTTGAAGAATTTACATGGCTGAATTCAAGCTACAGCCCTGTTCTCAAACAGCTTAGTTCTCGATCGATGATAGATTACTACTTCAGGGCACACCATGCCAATTCAGATTCCAACTTGAAGTTCCGGAATCCAAAATACTTGTCCATCCTTAATCATCTTCGTTTTTACTTGCCTGAGATCTTCCCCAAGCTCAGCAAGGTGCTCTTCTTGGATGATGATATAGTTGTGCAGAAGGACCTTTCTGGTCTTTGGTCAGTTGATCTGAAGGGTAATGTCAACGGTGCTGTTGAGACTTGTGGGGAAAGCTTTCATCGCTTCGACCGTTACCTCAACTTCTCAAATCCACTCATCTCCAAGAATTTTGACCCTCGAGCTTGTGGATGGGCGTATGGTATGAATGTTTTTGACCTGGACGAGTGGAAGAAGCAAAACATCACAGAGGTTTACCATAGATGGCAGAATCTG AATCAAGACCGAGATTTGTGGAAACTAGGGACGCTGCCGCCTGGTCTCATCACATTTTGGAAACGAACATACCCGCTAGACCGGAAGTGGCACGTGCTGGGTCTTGGATACAACCCTAGTGTGAACCAGAGGGATATTGAGAGGGCAGCCGTCGTGCACTATAATGGCAACCTCAAACCATGGCTAGAGATTGGGATCCCAAAATATCGAGGCCTCTGGTCAAAGCACGTCGACTACCAGCACGTTTACCTCAGAGATTGCAACATCAATCCTTAG
- the LOC108812083 gene encoding myb family transcription factor PHL7 translates to MEADNGGNNSSHASKQRLRWTHELHERFVDSVAQLGGPDRATPKGVLRVMGVQGLTIYHVKSHLQKYRLAKYLPDSSSEGKKTDKKESGDVLSGLDGSSGMQITEALKLQMEVQKRLHEQLEVQRQLQLRIEAQGKYLKKIIEEQQRLSGALGEPSSGPVTGESDPATPAPTSESPLQDKSGKECGPDKSLSVDESLSSYREPLTPDSGCNLGSQDESAGEERSSKRPRLVRGGAAGYTQEMVVAHPILESGLNASYHQSDHALGFDRPSTSLLGAENGLDKVSGDDL, encoded by the exons ATGGAAGCAGACAACGGAGGGAACAATTCGAGTCATGCTTCCAAACAACGTTTGCGTTGGACCCATGAGCTACACGAACGCTTCGTTGATTCCGTTGCTCAACTTGGTGGCCCTGATA gAGCCACACCTAAAGGCGTTCTTAGAGTGATGGGTGTTCAAGGGTTAACTATTTATCATGTCAAGAGTCACTTACAG AAATATCGACTTGCAAAGTATCTGCCAGATTCGTCCTCTGAAG ggAAGAAAACTGATAAGAAAGAATCTGGGGATGTGCTCTCTGGGTTGGACGGTTCATC TGGAATGCAGATAACTGAAGCCCTTAAGCTGCAGATGGAAGTTCAGAAACGATTGCACGAGCAACTAGAG GTGCAAAGACAGCTCCAACTACGGATAGAAGCACAAGGGAAGTACTTGAAGAAGATAATTGAAGAGCAACAACGACTCAGTGGAGCTCTTGGCGAGCCCTCCTCAGGCCCAGTAACAGGTGAATCAGATCCTGCCACACCTGCCCCAACATCTGAGTCTCCCCTACAAGATAAATCTGGCAAGGAGTGTGGACCAGACAAAAGCCTTTCAGTTGACGAATCTCTTTCATCTTACCGGGAGCCATTGACACCAGACTCAGGGTGTAACCTTGGGTCTCAAGACGAGAGCGCAGGAGAAGAGAGATCATCAAAGAGGCCTAGATTGGTGAGAGGAGGTGCAGCTGGTTATACACAGGAGATGGTAGTGGCGCACCCAATACTAGAATCAGGCTTGAACGCTTCTTACCATCAGTCAGACCATGCTCTCGGCTTTGACCGTCCCTCTACATCACTGCTTGGGGCTGAAAATGGATTGGACAAGGTTTCAGGAGACGATCTATGA
- the LOC108813395 gene encoding fasciclin-like arabinogalactan protein 19, which yields MASNSSVYHHTSFVLFVALILCLSSPSVAAVPSEELEIAISLLRVRGRALFANAITTSDILFDLLSAESLTLLVPTDAMLFDLDMRYSLPMYISTLRLHALPLRLTISELRSLPNASSVPTFLPSHSLLLTKPSSSDSVYLDGVEVYLPRLFYDRHIAVHGLANILPLSRSRWTDIENRAFALPPIVDSPAYSPSPRSTWWISPSPEDYIEFFGSTPAEPPRIGEVPVSQPPLEEDLIVGDGDSWINGF from the coding sequence CTGTCTCTCTTCTCCTTCCGTCGCAGCAGTCCCATCGGAAGAGCTGGAGATAGCCATCTCACTCCTCCGTGTCAGAGGCCGCGCTCTATTCGCGAACGCCATCACCACCTCCGACATCCTCTTCGATCTCCTCTCCGCGGAGTCTCTCACCCTCCTCGTCCCCACCGACGCCATGCTTTTTGACCTCGACATGAGGTACTCTCTCCCCATGTACATCTCCACCCTCCGCCTCCACGCCTTACCTCTCCGCCTCACGATCTCCGAGCTCCGATCGCTCCCTAACGCCTCATCTGTCCCGACCTTCCTCCCCTCGCACTCTCTCCTTCTCACTAAGCCTTCCTCCTCTGATTCCGTTTATCTCGACGGCGTCGAAGTTTACCTCCCCCGTCTTTTCTATGATCGGCATATCGCTGTCCACGGCCTCGCTAATATTCTCCCGCTCAGCAGATCGCGTTGGACTGACATCGAGAACCGCGCCTTTGCTTTGCCTCCTATCGTTGATTCGCCGGCATATTCGCCATCGCCAAGGAGCACGTGGTGGATTTCACCGTCGCCAGAGGATTACATTGAGTTTTTCGGCAGTACACCAGCAGAGCCGCCGCGGATTGGGGAGGTTCCAGTTTCACAACCGCCGTTGGAAGAAGATCTGATCGTTGGTGACGGGGATTCTTGGATTAACGGATTCTGA
- the LOC108813394 gene encoding NDR1/HIN1-like protein 2 → MPPPPPPPSRPSLNGNTGHHIPPPPSRPSLNGNTSHHHLPPPPSRPSLNGNTSHHHLPPPPSRPSLNGNTGHHVHPPPSHTVRHQQPYYRSYSSSSSASFKGCCCCLFLLFSFLALLVLAIVLIVILAVKPKKPQFDLQQVAVMNMGITSMDNPNPSVLDPTTASLSFTIRMLFTAGNPNKVGIRYGESSFTVLYKGLPLGRATVAGFYQEAHSTRNVEATIAVDRVNLMQGNAAELVRDASLNDRVELTVRGDVSAKIRVMNFDSPGVQVSVNCGIGISPRKQALIYKQCGFDGLSV, encoded by the exons ATGCCTCCACCTCCGCCTCCTCCTTCTAGACCCAGTCTCAACGGCAACACAGGTCATCATATCCCTCCACCACCTTCAAGACCCAGTCTCAACGGCAACACCAGTCATCACCATCTCCCTCCTCCACCTTCAAGACCCAGTCTCAACGGCAACACCAGTCATCACCATCTCCCTCCTCCACCTTCTAGACCCAGTCTCAACGGCAACACCGGTCATCATGTCCATCCTCCTCCTTCTCACACGGTGAGGCATCAGCAACCGTATTACCGTAgctactcctcctcctcctcagccTCATTCAAGGGATGCTGCTGCtgcctcttcctcctcttctcttTCCTAGCCCTCCTAGTACTCGCAATAGTACTTATCGTGATACTAGCGGTGAAGCCGAAGAAACCACAGTTCGATCTACAGCAAGTGGCGGTAATGAACATGGGAATCACCTCCATGGACAACCCCAACCCTAGCGTCTTAGATCCAACCACCGCCTCCCTCTCCTTCACAATCCGGATGCTGTTCACCGCCGGGAACCCGAACAAAGTCGGGATCAGGTACGGTGAGTCCAGCTTCACGGTGCTGTACAAAGGCTTGCCACTTGGGAGAGCGACGGTGGCGGGGTTCTACCAGGAAGCGCACAGTACGAGGAACGTGGAGGCGACGATTGCTGTGGATAGAGTTAATCTTATGCAAGGCAACGCCGCTGAACTGGTCAGAGACGCTTCGTTGAATGATCGAGTCGAGCTTACGGTTCGTGGAGACGTTAGCGCTAAGATCCGAGTGATGAACTTCGATTCCCCAGGCGTTCag GTATCGGTGAATTGCGGGATAGGCATTAGTCCGAGGAAACAAGCTCTGATTTACAAGCAATGTGGTTTTGATGGCCTTAGCGTCTAA
- the LOC108812082 gene encoding probable galacturonosyltransferase 4 isoform X1 — protein sequence MVKFQNVVLFFLLLTVAAPILLYTDSYTSVNTPFSKREFLEDVSALTFNSEENRLNLIHRESPVDVRRGVVGVVYSKLDSDSPSIKARDQVSARVLSATDDETQSQTDNTIKQVTDHAVSEMDKPNDMHASDEKEKAHNTVLFNERMRVQLTQKEPKDSGAEKESGNVMIPDAQVRHLKDQLIRAKVYLSLPAAKANAHFVRELRLRIREVQRVVVDASKDSDLPKNAMERMKAMEQTLAKGKEIQDDCSTVVKKLRAMLHSAEEQLRVHKKQAMFLTQLTAKTIPKGLHCLPLRLTTDYYALNSSEQQFPNQEKLEDNQLYHYALFSDNVLATSVVVNSTITNAKHPSKHVFHIVTDRLNYAAMRMWFLDNPPGKATIQVQNVEEFTWLNSSYSPVLKQLSSRSMIDYYFRAHHANSDSNLKFRNPKYLSILNHLRFYLPEIFPKLSKVLFLDDDIVVQKDLSGLWSVDLKGNVNGAVETCGESFHRFDRYLNFSNPLISKNFDPRACGWAYGMNVFDLDEWKKQNITEVYHRWQNLNQDRDLWKLGTLPPGLITFWKRTYPLDRKWHVLGLGYNPSVNQRDIERAAVVHYNGNLKPWLEIGIPKYRGLWSKHVDYQHVYLRDCNINP from the exons ATGGTGAAGTTTCAAAATGTTGTTCTTTTCTTCTTGCTCCTCACGGTAGCTGCTCCCATCCTTCTCTACACCGATTCCTACACCTCCGTCAACACCCCATTTT CTAAACGCGAGTTCCTCGAGGACGTATCCGCCCTG ACTTTCAATTCCGAAGAGAATCGTTTGAATCTGATTCATCGG GAATCTCCGGTAGATGTTAGAAGAGGAGTCGTGGGTGTAGTATACTCCAAACTAGACTCGGATTCTCCGTCTATAA aagCTAGAGACCAAGTGTCTGCTCGAGTTCTTTCGGCCACCGACGATGAAACTCAGTCTCAAACTGACAATACCATCAAACAAGTCACTGATCATGCAGTCTCAGAGATGGACAAGCCAAATGACATGCACGCTTCTGATGAGAAGGAGAAGGCTCACAATACGGTACTTTTCAAT GAAAGGATGCGTGTTCAGTTGACCCAGAAAGAGCCTAAAGACTCTGGAGCTGAGAAAGAGAGTGGAAATGTGATGATCCCTGATGCTCAGGTGAGGCATCTTAAAGATCAGCTGATTCGGGCAAAGGTCTATCTTTCACTTCCAGCTGCCAAGGCTAATGCACATTTTGTGAGAGAGCTTCGTCTCCGTATTAGAGAAGTTCAACGGGTTGTCGTAGATGCCTCCAAGGATTCCGATCTGCCAAAGAA TGCTATGGAAAGAATGAAAGCGATGGAGCAAACATTGGCCAAAGGCAAGGAGATTCAAGATGACTGTTCCACAGTGGTTAAGAAGCTACGTGCAATGCTCCACTCAGCAGAGGAGCAGCTACGTGTCCATAAGAAGCAAGCCATGTTCTTGACGCAATTGACTGCTAAGACGATTCCAAAGGGCCTTCACTGCCTCCCTCTACGCCTCACTACCGATTACTATGCTTTGAATTCGTCTGAACAGCAATTCCCCAATCAGGAGAAACTAGAAGATAATCAGCTGTATCACTATGCCCTCTTCTCTGATAACGTTTTGGCTACATCTGTTGTGGTTAACTCTACCATAACCAATGCCAAG CATCCCTCAAAGCATGTCTTCCACATCGTTACTGACAGACTCAACTATGCGGCAATGAGGATGTGGTTCCTAGACAACCCACCAGGCAAAGCCACCATCCAGGTTCAGAACGTTGAAGAATTTACATGGCTGAATTCAAGCTACAGCCCTGTTCTCAAACAGCTTAGTTCTCGATCGATGATAGATTACTACTTCAGGGCACACCATGCCAATTCAGATTCCAACTTGAAGTTCCGGAATCCAAAATACTTGTCCATCCTTAATCATCTTCGTTTTTACTTGCCTGAGATCTTCCCCAAGCTCAGCAAGGTGCTCTTCTTGGATGATGATATAGTTGTGCAGAAGGACCTTTCTGGTCTTTGGTCAGTTGATCTGAAGGGTAATGTCAACGGTGCTGTTGAGACTTGTGGGGAAAGCTTTCATCGCTTCGACCGTTACCTCAACTTCTCAAATCCACTCATCTCCAAGAATTTTGACCCTCGAGCTTGTGGATGGGCGTATGGTATGAATGTTTTTGACCTGGACGAGTGGAAGAAGCAAAACATCACAGAGGTTTACCATAGATGGCAGAATCTG AATCAAGACCGAGATTTGTGGAAACTAGGGACGCTGCCGCCTGGTCTCATCACATTTTGGAAACGAACATACCCGCTAGACCGGAAGTGGCACGTGCTGGGTCTTGGATACAACCCTAGTGTGAACCAGAGGGATATTGAGAGGGCAGCCGTCGTGCACTATAATGGCAACCTCAAACCATGGCTAGAGATTGGGATCCCAAAATATCGAGGCCTCTGGTCAAAGCACGTCGACTACCAGCACGTTTACCTCAGAGATTGCAACATCAATCCTTAG
- the LOC108812081 gene encoding subtilisin-like protease SBT5.4, giving the protein MLSAMTKTLLPLLIIFFLFHVPAFAVKKKSYIVYLGSHSHGPEVSSLALKRVAESHHELLGTFLGSLEKARNAIFYSYGRHINGFAAVLEEEEAAAISKHPSVISVFLDKGKKLHTTHSWEFMQLEKDGVIPSSSLWSKARFGQDTIIGNIDTGVWSESQSFSSGGLGPVPSRWKGSCNTAGDVRCNRKLIGTRYFNKGYLVATGHKSNSSFESARDHEGHGTHTLSTAGGNFVPGASVFGVGNGTAKGGSPLSRVASYKACWPPFNGSECFDADILAAFDMAIHDGVDVLSVSLGGDPAEYMDDGIAIGSFHAVKQGITVVCSAGNSGPAPATVSNVAPWILTVAASTLDREFQSFVQLGNGERFKGVSMSKALPDVGRMFSLTTGAQAKLSNASAIDAMLCKEGSLDPHKAKGKIMVCLRGNTSRVDKGRQADLAGAVGMILCNDKASGNDITADPHFLPATHINYFDSQALFSYVNSTYLEPMGTLTAPVPAFGIKPAPFMADFSSQGPNTITPGILKPDVTAPGVDIIAAYTREQSLSGLEPDPRTTAFYTESGTSMSCPHVAGVAGLLRTMHPTWSSAAIRSAIMTTARTRDNRVSPMLNGSYVKANSFNYGSGHIRPNRAGDPGLVYDLTVHDYLDFLCAVGYNQTMIKLFSESPSYKCPKEATVADLNYPSITVPNFTGGSVTVTRKLKNVGTVGTYAARVREPYGVSVKVEPSVLKFDRVGQVKSFKMTLKAKWLGKDYTFGGLTWTDGKHYVRSPIVVSTA; this is encoded by the exons ATGCTATCAGCTATGACGAAAACTCTACTTCCATTGTTAATCATCTTCTTTCTGTTTCATGTCCCTGCTTTTGCTGTGAAAAAG AAGTCGTACATTGTTTACTTGGGATCTCACTCACATGGCCCTGAAGTCTCCTCCTTAGCCCTTAAACGTGTAGCTGAATCTCATCATGAGTTGCTTGGAACCTTTTTGGGAAG TCTTGAGAAGGCTAGAAACGCAATCTTTTACTCCTACGGCAGACATATCAACGGCTTTGCAGCTgttcttgaagaagaagaagctgcagCTATTTCAA AGCATCCGAGTGTGATCAGTGTGTTTCTAGACAAGGGAAAGAAGTTGCACACAACACATTCCTGGGAGTTCATGCAACTGGAGAAGGACGGTGTGATCCCTTCAAGTTCCTTGTGGTCAAAGGCAAGATTTGGTCAAGACACAATCATCGGAAACATCGACACTG GTGTTTGGTCTGAATCCCAAAGCTTTAGCTCAGGTGGTCTTGGACCTGTTCCTTCTCGATGGAAAGGAAGTTGCAACACCGCTGGAGATGTTCGTTGCAACAG GAAGCTTATAGGGACAAGGTACTTCAACAAAGGGTACTTAGTTGCTACGGGTCATAAAAGCAACTCTTCCTTTGAGTCAGCTCGTGACCATGAAGGTCACGGCACTCACACGCTCTCAACAGCAGGAGGAAACTTCGTCCCTGGAGCTAGCGTCTTCGGTGTAGGCAACGGAACAGCAAAAGGAGGCTCTCCATTGTCCAGAGTAGCTTCCTACAAGGCCTGCTGGCCTCCCTTTAACGGCTCTGAGTGCTTTGACGCTGATATCTTGGCTGCCTTTGATATGGCCATTCACGACGGTGTTGATGTCCTCTCCGTCTCACTCGGTGGTGACCCTGCTGAATACATGGACGATGGCATTGCCATCGGCTCCTTCCACGCTGTTAAGCAGGGCATCACTGTGGTATGCTCCGCTGGAAACTCTGGTCCCGCCCCTGCAACTGTCTCGAACGTAGCCCCTTGGATACTCACCGTAGCGGCCAGCACGCTCGACCGTGAGTTCCAGTCCTTTGTACAGCTTGGGAATGGTGAACGGTTCAAGGGAGTGAGCATGTCGAAGGCCTTGCCTGATGTAGGGAGAATGTTCAGCCTCACAACGGGAGCTCAAGCTAAACTTTCCAATGCATCTGCTATAGATGCGATGCTTTGCAAAGAAGGCAGCTTAGATCCGCACAAGGCAAAGGGAAAGATCATGGTGTGTCTGAGAGGAAACACATCGAGAGTGGACAAAGGGAGACAAGCAGATCTGGCTGGTGCTGTTGGTATGATACTATGCAATGATAAGGCATCAGGGAATGATATCACAGCTGATCCTCATTTTCTTCCTGCTACACATATCAACTATTTCGATAGTCAAGCCTTGTTCTCTTACGTTAACTCCACTTA TTTAGAGCCCATGGGAACTCTTACTGCACCTGTACCAGCTTTTGGCATCAAACCAGCACCGTTTATGGCAGACTTCTCATCTCAAGGACCTAACACTATCACACCAGGGATCCTTAAG CCTGACGTTACTGCTCCTGGGGTAGACATCATAGCGGCCTACACAAGAGAACAAAGTCTCAGCGGCTTGGAGCCTGATCCTCGCACGACTGCATTCTATACAGAATCTGGCACTTCCATGTCCTGCCCTCATGTTGCGGGTGTTGCCGGTCTTCTCAGGACAATGCACCCTACATGGAGTTCAGCTGCTATCAGATCTGCTATCATGACCACCG CGAGAACACGAGACAACAGAGTTAGTCCCATGCTCAACGGGTCTTACGTGAAGGCAAACTCGTTCAACTACGGATCAGGGCATATCAGACCAAACCGTGCAGGAGACCCCGGACTGGTCTATGACTTGACAGTGCATGACTACTTGGACTTTCTTTGCGCAGTTGGGTACAACCAAACAATGATCAAACTTTTCTCAGAGAGCCCTTCCTACAAATGCCCCAAGGAAGCAACTGTGGCGGACTTGAACTATCCATCCATCACGGTGCCTAATTTCACAGGCGGCTCTGTGACTGTGACCCGGAAACTGAAGAACGTAGGAACCGTAGGCACTTACGCAGCAAGAGTGAGGGAGCCGTATGGAGTGTCCGTGAAAGTTGAGCCGAGTGTGTTGAAGTTTGATAGAGTTGGTCAAGTGAAAAGCTTTAAGATGACATTGAAAGCTAAATGGCTTGGAAAAGACTACACCTTTGGTGGTCTCACATGGACTGATGGCAAACACTATGTTAGGAGTCCTATTGTTGTCTCTACCGCCTAG
- the LOC108812082 gene encoding probable galacturonosyltransferase 4 isoform X3, with protein MVKFQNVVLFFLLLTVAAPILLYTDSYTSVNTPFSKREFLEDVSALTFNSEENRLNLIHRESPVDVRRGVVGVVYSKLDSDSPSIKARDQVSARVLSATDDETQSQTDNTIKQVTDHAVSEMDKPNDMHASDEKEKAHNTERMRVQLTQKEPKDSGAEKESGNVMIPDAQVRHLKDQLIRAKVYLSLPAAKANAHFVRELRLRIREVQRVVVDASKDSDLPKNAMERMKAMEQTLAKGKEIQDDCSTVVKKLRAMLHSAEEQLRVHKKQAMFLTQLTAKTIPKGLHCLPLRLTTDYYALNSSEQQFPNQEKLEDNQLYHYALFSDNVLATSVVVNSTITNAKHPSKHVFHIVTDRLNYAAMRMWFLDNPPGKATIQVQNVEEFTWLNSSYSPVLKQLSSRSMIDYYFRAHHANSDSNLKFRNPKYLSILNHLRFYLPEIFPKLSKVLFLDDDIVVQKDLSGLWSVDLKGNVNGAVETCGESFHRFDRYLNFSNPLISKNFDPRACGWAYGMNVFDLDEWKKQNITEVYHRWQNLNQDRDLWKLGTLPPGLITFWKRTYPLDRKWHVLGLGYNPSVNQRDIERAAVVHYNGNLKPWLEIGIPKYRGLWSKHVDYQHVYLRDCNINP; from the exons ATGGTGAAGTTTCAAAATGTTGTTCTTTTCTTCTTGCTCCTCACGGTAGCTGCTCCCATCCTTCTCTACACCGATTCCTACACCTCCGTCAACACCCCATTTT CTAAACGCGAGTTCCTCGAGGACGTATCCGCCCTG ACTTTCAATTCCGAAGAGAATCGTTTGAATCTGATTCATCGG GAATCTCCGGTAGATGTTAGAAGAGGAGTCGTGGGTGTAGTATACTCCAAACTAGACTCGGATTCTCCGTCTATAA aagCTAGAGACCAAGTGTCTGCTCGAGTTCTTTCGGCCACCGACGATGAAACTCAGTCTCAAACTGACAATACCATCAAACAAGTCACTGATCATGCAGTCTCAGAGATGGACAAGCCAAATGACATGCACGCTTCTGATGAGAAGGAGAAGGCTCACAATACG GAAAGGATGCGTGTTCAGTTGACCCAGAAAGAGCCTAAAGACTCTGGAGCTGAGAAAGAGAGTGGAAATGTGATGATCCCTGATGCTCAGGTGAGGCATCTTAAAGATCAGCTGATTCGGGCAAAGGTCTATCTTTCACTTCCAGCTGCCAAGGCTAATGCACATTTTGTGAGAGAGCTTCGTCTCCGTATTAGAGAAGTTCAACGGGTTGTCGTAGATGCCTCCAAGGATTCCGATCTGCCAAAGAA TGCTATGGAAAGAATGAAAGCGATGGAGCAAACATTGGCCAAAGGCAAGGAGATTCAAGATGACTGTTCCACAGTGGTTAAGAAGCTACGTGCAATGCTCCACTCAGCAGAGGAGCAGCTACGTGTCCATAAGAAGCAAGCCATGTTCTTGACGCAATTGACTGCTAAGACGATTCCAAAGGGCCTTCACTGCCTCCCTCTACGCCTCACTACCGATTACTATGCTTTGAATTCGTCTGAACAGCAATTCCCCAATCAGGAGAAACTAGAAGATAATCAGCTGTATCACTATGCCCTCTTCTCTGATAACGTTTTGGCTACATCTGTTGTGGTTAACTCTACCATAACCAATGCCAAG CATCCCTCAAAGCATGTCTTCCACATCGTTACTGACAGACTCAACTATGCGGCAATGAGGATGTGGTTCCTAGACAACCCACCAGGCAAAGCCACCATCCAGGTTCAGAACGTTGAAGAATTTACATGGCTGAATTCAAGCTACAGCCCTGTTCTCAAACAGCTTAGTTCTCGATCGATGATAGATTACTACTTCAGGGCACACCATGCCAATTCAGATTCCAACTTGAAGTTCCGGAATCCAAAATACTTGTCCATCCTTAATCATCTTCGTTTTTACTTGCCTGAGATCTTCCCCAAGCTCAGCAAGGTGCTCTTCTTGGATGATGATATAGTTGTGCAGAAGGACCTTTCTGGTCTTTGGTCAGTTGATCTGAAGGGTAATGTCAACGGTGCTGTTGAGACTTGTGGGGAAAGCTTTCATCGCTTCGACCGTTACCTCAACTTCTCAAATCCACTCATCTCCAAGAATTTTGACCCTCGAGCTTGTGGATGGGCGTATGGTATGAATGTTTTTGACCTGGACGAGTGGAAGAAGCAAAACATCACAGAGGTTTACCATAGATGGCAGAATCTG AATCAAGACCGAGATTTGTGGAAACTAGGGACGCTGCCGCCTGGTCTCATCACATTTTGGAAACGAACATACCCGCTAGACCGGAAGTGGCACGTGCTGGGTCTTGGATACAACCCTAGTGTGAACCAGAGGGATATTGAGAGGGCAGCCGTCGTGCACTATAATGGCAACCTCAAACCATGGCTAGAGATTGGGATCCCAAAATATCGAGGCCTCTGGTCAAAGCACGTCGACTACCAGCACGTTTACCTCAGAGATTGCAACATCAATCCTTAG